A region of the Geomonas subterranea genome:
TCTTTCTGAGCTCCCCCTCGGAATGGTCGCGCAGGGTCAGGATGCGGAGGCAGCAGTCGAAGGCCGTGCCGCGCTGCACCTAGTACTTCTCGATGACCAGCTCCTTGTCGCCACCCTCGGCCGGCGCTTCCGCTTCCTCGAAGTTGTCCCAACTGGAGTCGGAGGTGGAGGAGATGCCGGAGACCTTGAGAGCGAAGTCGTCTGGATTGCTGGACTGGCGCAGGGCCTCTTCGTAGGTGATCAGCTTCCTGCTCAAAAGCTGCATGAGCGACTGGTCGAAGGTCTGCATCCCGTAGCTGGTATGCCCCTGGGCGATGGCGTCCGGGATCTGCTTGGTCTTTTCCTTGTCGTCGATGCAGTCCCTGATACGGGCGGTGCCGATCATGACCTCGACCGCGGGAACGCGCCCCTTGCCGTCGATGCGGGGCACCAGGCGCTGCGAGACGACTCCCCTCAGTATGCCGGCCAGCTGCATCCTGACCTGCCTCTGGTGGAAGGGGGGGAAGACGGAGATGACCCTGTTCACCGTCTCGGCGGCGTCCAGGGTGTGCAGGGTGGAGAGGACCAGGTGGCCGGTCTCGGCCGCGGTGAGCGCGGTCTCGATGGTCTCGTAGTCGCGCATCTCGCCCACCAGGATGACGTCCGGGTCCTGGCGCAGAGCCGAGGTGAGGGCCTTGCCGAAGGTGAGCGTGTCGAAGCCCACCTCGCGCTGGCTGATCAGGCTCTTCTTGTCCTTGTGCAGGTACTCGACCGGGTCCTCGATGGTGATGATGTTGCAGGTCCGGTGCTCGTTGATGTAGTCGATGATGGAGGCGAGCGTCGTGGACTTGCCGGAGCCGGTGGTGCCGGTGACGAGGATCAGGCCACGCTGCTCGAGCGCCAGCTTCTTCAAGACCGGCGGCAGGTTGAGCGTCTCCAGCGTCGGGATGGCGATCGGGATGGCGCGCAGCACCATCGCGACGGTCCCGCGCTGGGCGAAGGCGTTGACGCGGAAGCGTCCGAGACCCGGCACGCCGTAGGAGAGGTCCGTCTCGTAGTTCTCCTCGAAGATCCGCTTCTGGCGCTCGTTCATGATGGAGAAGGCCATGTTCCTGACCGCCTCGCTGGAGAGCCTTTCAGCGTTGGGGATGGCACGCAGGGAGCCGTCGATCCTGACGATGGGGGGAAGTCCCGCCTTCAGATGGATGTCCGACCCCTTCGCCTTCATGGCTATGGCGAGGATCTCGTTGAGTTGCATGGTTTAGGCTGCGCCGGGTGCTGGGGCGTCTTGTTCTGGAGCGGTGAGTTTGGCCCTGATCTCTTCGGTGATTTCCGGATGCTCCTTGAGGAAAAGCCGGGAGTTTTCGCGTCCCTGGCCGATGCGCTCCTTGCCGTATGAGAACCAGGCGCCGCTCTTCTCCACCACGTTGCGCTCGACGGCCAGGTCGAGGACGTCACCTTCCTTGGAGATCCCTTCGCCGTAGAGGATGTCGAATTCCACTTCCTTGAACGGGGGCGCCACCTTGTTCTTGACCACCTTGACCCGCGT
Encoded here:
- a CDS encoding type IV pilus twitching motility protein PilT; the protein is MQLNEILAIAMKAKGSDIHLKAGLPPIVRIDGSLRAIPNAERLSSEAVRNMAFSIMNERQKRIFEENYETDLSYGVPGLGRFRVNAFAQRGTVAMVLRAIPIAIPTLETLNLPPVLKKLALEQRGLILVTGTTGSGKSTTLASIIDYINEHRTCNIITIEDPVEYLHKDKKSLISQREVGFDTLTFGKALTSALRQDPDVILVGEMRDYETIETALTAAETGHLVLSTLHTLDAAETVNRVISVFPPFHQRQVRMQLAGILRGVVSQRLVPRIDGKGRVPAVEVMIGTARIRDCIDDKEKTKQIPDAIAQGHTSYGMQTFDQSLMQLLSRKLITYEEALRQSSNPDDFALKVSGISSTSDSSWDNFEEAEAPAEGGDKELVIEKY